The Gopherus evgoodei ecotype Sinaloan lineage chromosome 11, rGopEvg1_v1.p, whole genome shotgun sequence nucleotide sequence tctgggctactggcttgggaaggctggaagggtaattccgtctgggtcacaaaaagctgctggggagaatggagtactgtgtggtctctgcaagctcatcctcttcctcctcctcatcttccccctccgctgaatcctcatccatggttgagattataaccttcacctcggaatccacggacaagggcggggtagtggtggcacagccccctaaaattgcatgcagctcagcgtagaagcggcatgtttttggccctgaccctgatcttccctttgctgctttggttttctggtaggcttgtctgagctccttcactttcactctgcactgcactgagtccctgctgtggcctctctctgtCATGgtcctggaaattttttcaaaagttttttcatttcgtcttttggaacgcagttctgttagcactgaattctctccccatatagcgataagatccagtacctctcgtgcggtccatgctggtgctctttttctattctcaggagactgcattgttacctgtgctgatgagctctgcatggtcacctgtgctgatgagagctccacggtggccaaacaggaaatgcaattcaaaagtttgcggggcttttcctgtatacctggccagtgcattacagttcagattcctgtccagagcggccagtggtgcactgtgggataccgcccggaggccaataacttcgatttgcggccacactaaccctaattcaatatgttaatatcgattttagcgttactcctctcgttggggaggagtacagaaatcgatttaaagagcccttttaatcgatataaagtgcattgtagtgtggacgggtacagcgttaaatcgatttaacgctgctaaaatcggtttaactgcgtagtgtggaccaggcctaacacCAATCAGTTGCCACTCCCTAAGGCTCCGATCCTACAACTCATTATGCACAGATGCTCTGCTGTATCTGTACAGAGCTCCATTGGGCTTCATGTGGATGCTGCAGTCCACCCATGCGCAACAAATTGTAGGATCTTAGGTGTTGTCTAAGTGATGTCTTTTTCATGATGTAAGAAGTTCCTCTGTGATGTTTTTCCACAAAATTATAATGAAGGaatttattcttatttttcacaTTGGTTTCAGAATTGCTTCTCTTCTACATAAGTACTTGGATAAGTACAAGCCAACAGAGTTAGCAAAAATAACGCAAGCCTTGGTGCTGCTGCATTGCCATAATGCAGAGCTTTACACCAAATTAAGAAGATTGCTAGTTGGGTGCGTATTCTTTTTGTAAATGTAACTGTTGATTATTACACTAAACACTTGTTACTTCACAGTTGTGTACAACTTGTTAGATCTTAATGTTTTACCAAAAAATAAACTGTTGTAACAATTCAAGTCTAAAAAAGTACATGAACTTTAGGATGGGAAGTGAATGTGGTCTAGACTCTAGACATAGTAGTGATCTATGTAATAAATATGCTCTCCATAAAATATAAGAATGGGCAAGGAGTTTTCTCACACTGGAACTCTAGAATAGAGAGCATTCCAGCAAGATCATTGACAGCTGCTACTTTGATTGTATTAGTGTTTGTAGGAAGAGATAATGAAATGGGCATTTCTGCCTGgagaaatgcttaaaaataatcaatttgtGAGAAGTAGGGACTCAGGTGTCAGCccaaatgaaaaagaaaggaaCACAAATGAGTGTATTCTTCTTTAACTGGGGAACCTCATGCGCTTGGCCAAGTTGCTGTGCCATAGTTAACCCAAACAAAGCTAAGGGAGTTTAGTGACTCTTAATAGATCATGTTGAGGGATTATTGCTCCATTGACGAGGAGATCCTTTTAGGATCCACAGAAGAAGAGCTCTCCCACAATGGCTTCCACCCCATTGACCCTCCTGTGGGGGAAGGAGCTCAGTCTGAATGGCTTGTGGGGATGAGGGTGTCTCTGCGCCCCTAACACACTGCCCAAGGTGCCTTTTGGGAAGGCTGGGAAAAGGTTCATTTGGCAAACCCTGAATGCCTGCAGAATCTCACAATCCAAaagctttctctttcttctcctgcAATGTTGATACAGATGGGGTATCCCTGGCAAAGGATGTGTTAATTCCTGACAAGGGGGCTTTTTTCCCCCAGAGGACCCAGCAGGCAGAAAGATAAAATCTGCCCTTAGAAGGGATGTCTGAGTTTCATCAGCGCCCCTTAGAGCCTCATTGACTGACTAaattagcttctctgtgccttccTCCCTCTTCCACTACTAGGAAGAGCGATTCAGAAGATAGAGGAGAAGGGACTATCCTCGTCATCATCATCCCAGACGGATAAAGAAGGCTGTGGTACTCAGACACAGTGTAGCCATTGCAAAGGTGTCTTCTCTGTTTCCTCAAGTAGGCAGGATCTCCTCTCTAAGGGGCTGCTCTTGCATCTCAGGCAAGACTATTTGAGCCTAACAGTTTTATATCTGAGTGGCAAGTCTAAGATATTTCTCTTATGTAATATGTCTAGGAGCTTCTCTATGAAGCCTTCTGCCCTCTTGGTCTATGCAGCTGTTTGGACAGAATTcttattcatagactctaggatgggaagggacctcgagaggtcatcaagtccagtcccctgccctcatggaggaccaaataccgtctagaccatccctgatagacatttatctaacctgctcttaaatatctccagagatgaagattccacaacctccctaggcagtttattccagtgttcaaccaccctgacagttagaaactttttcctaatgtccaacctaaatctcccttgctgcagtttaagcccattgcctcttgttctatcattagaggctaaggtgaaaaagttttctccctcctcctgatgacacccttttagatacctgaaaactgctatcatgtcccctctcagtcttctcttatccaaactaaacaaacccaattctttcaaccttccttcataggtcatgttctcaagacctttaatcattcttgttgctcttctctggaccctctccaatttctccacatctttcttgaaatgcggtgcccagaactggacacaatactccagttgaggcctaaccagcgcagagtagagtggaggaatgacttcttgtgtcttgtttacaacacacctgttaatgcatcccagaatcacgtttgctttttttgcaatagtatcacactgttgactcatatttagcttgtggtccactatgacccctggatctctttctgccatactccttcctagacagtctcttcccattctgtatgtgtgaaactgattgttccttcttaagtgaacatgcatctgaggaagtgggtattcacccacgaaagctcatgctccaaaacgtctgttagtctataaggtgccacaggattctttgctgcttttacagatccagactaacacggctaccctctgatacccttcttaagtggagcactttgcatttgtctttattgaacttcatcctgtttacctcagaccatttctccaacttatccagatcattttaaattttgaccctgtcctccaaagcagttataagccctcccagtttggtatcatctgtaaacttaataagcgtactttctatgccaacatctacgttgttgatgaagatattgaacagagctggtcccaaaacagacccctgcggaaccccacttgttatacctttcccgCAGGATtgtgagccattaataactactctctgagtacggttatccagccagttacgcactcaccttatagtagccccatctaaattgtatttgcctagtttatcgataaggatatcatacgagaccgtatcaaatgccttactaaagtctagttataccacatccaccacttctcccttatccacggctcgttatcctatcaaagaatgctatcagattggtttgacacgatttgttctttacaaatccatgctggctattccctattaccttacaaccttccaagtgtttgcagatgatttctttaattacctgctccattatcttccctggcacagaagttaaactgttAAACTTCTACTAGTATCAGGACAGAAAGAGCAACCCTAAAAACTGAGGCATCCCAGCTCATCTGAATTTCTTATAGGATGGCTTCAATTTCACATtccaagaaaataaaatttatCTGATGACTTCATTTTCTCTAATTAACACTCTACCTTTCTCCTTCCTTCAGCATGTAGCTTAGTCCCATTGCCTCAGCTTCCTCTTAGACCCTCTGCAATATGGCTTCCACTATTTCCACACCAGGGAGATGGCTCTAATGAGCTCCCATTGATCAGTTTGAGAGCTTCTTTTCTGTTCACGTTTTGTAATCTGCTTGCATTTAAATAGTGCTTCTTGTTCTTTGCTCCTTAGGCTTTCATGCTTCTGTTTTCACCTGCTCTGGTTCAGGTGATTCTATAATGGTAGGTTGGTGACAGATATTATTAGTGAGTAAAGTGGCAGGAAAATATTGGTCTCACAATGAATAAGACAGTAGTAGCCAATGCTTTGAACTTCTACCACATTGTTATTGTCATTATTGCAAACTTATGAAATGTAGATGGCTAATGTGATTAATACTTTGTTTTTCAAATAGAATTTATATTTACGtaatttatttgctatttttatccATAAATATTTGTCAGTACTGAtggttttgtttctttcccctttcttccagctACTTACAAGTTAATGTTGTGCCCAGTGACATTTCTATGCTAACTCGTGTTCTGTCCATGCTTCCTTCTTCTCAAGTGGATGAAGTAGTGATTAACAGAGTTGATGCAGTTTGGCCTCAGTGCAACTTAAGTGATTTGAGTAGCTTTGCTACAGCTCTTGTCAGATGGGTTCGTCATGATCAGTCACATCAGCAAAGCACTTCTGGACCAAGTGCGAAGCTTCTGCAAAAATTAAGTAACTGCGGATATCAGAGGCTTCAAAAAGCCAGTGACTTGGATCAGTTGCTGGAAGAACTTAGATATATATCTGGAGAATGGTTTGAAGAAATACTTGTTGAAGAAACAATCAATACTTGTCAGCGCTTGATGGACCAAATTACATGGATGAATGTACTAGAATTTTCATCTTTTCTCATCAAAACAAACTACCGCTGTACTCCATTACTTGATAGAATAGCTTCTGTGGCAGTTCAACATATGAGCAAGGTATTGATGATACTTCAGGTGTTACTATAATTTTAGTATGTCAGATGATATGTTCACTTTTAGAAGTTTGGCTCCTCATGGTATGATCACATGTGCTGCCTTTTtccaataatatttttattacagtgcaGTGAGtgttctttctcctcttccaACTGCCTTGTAAATTATTGTAAGACATTGTAAGTAATGTATGGAAAGCATCAGATTAACATAATGGTGGGAATGGGATTAAAGATATAGGGGACCACTGATTTCAAACCTGTTAATTGGCAGTTCTAGAGGTTTTACTCTACACTTCAGCGGTGAAATAGAGGAAGTTTGCTCCTAGTGAAAATTTTCCTGAAACAGGTATCATCCTTTCTAAGAGGACAGATGAGTTGGTCTTGTTTTCAACTGAGTTGTCAATACAGTATCTCCTGAGGAGAGACTGACAGTTTTAAACCTATTGTATTTACTAGTTTTGTGGTACATAAGATTTTATACAATGAAGTTGGGCATGTCTCTGATTTTGGAAAGAACAGAATAATGTTTATATTGCTATAACCATCTGCTCCTACTTTTGCCCTGATGCAGAGACTTTAATTTTAATACTTCAAAATATTATTCATccatttttgtatattttaaaatatttatatgctGTAAAATCTGAGGAGCAAAGGAAATCATTGGAATTTGAAAGGTAGTCCATGTAATCTAGGTCTTCTGCTTTTGAATTAGTTACAAACCTCTCTCTTACAAAGCAACATGAAATTGATTCTTTTTCACTcttgaaatgttattttaaaatttcttatcCAGATCCATCCTTCTGGAACATATAATCTTCTCCTCCCCTTCACTGTTATGAATTATGAGCCTCCTCAAAGTGAAGAGTTCTTTGAGACTTGCATCCAACATTTTAGCTCTCACTTAGGTGAGTGATGCTAGGTAATGTAGACTCGGAATTGTGTCAGTTACGGTTCTTCCAGGGCACAAATTTAGGTACACTTGAGAAAAATGGGAATTGGCTGGCTATTGAAACATAcggattaattttcttttctttttctaagtAATGTTCTGCAGAATTCACTGTGTGTTTCCATGGGAGTTCACAGCCTTACTTCACCCTTCAGAAATCGCTGTTGCTATGGAACTAAGAATATATCTTGAATTGTTGTAGAAAGAAATTGAGAATTTAAACTAGCTGATTGTCATGTGGATAAAtggaaaatcctttaaaaataattactgtGGCCTCTCCTAGAGGGATTGGAATCAGGCCCTTCATTATTTGGGGGAGAGGAAAGATCTTGTGGTTGATTTCCAGAAGATGGTGAGGCAGGAAAATATGAACAAAGACAGTTTTCTTGGCTGATATTATAGTTTGAGAGTTGTATGAAAGATTGCCATGTAATGTATTACCCTGCTATTATCTCTTCTAAGACTAGTCAGTTTCTTCCTGCAGAGAATATGCCATAATTAGGCCAAGCTTTTGTGGAGTAGGAGAGGCACAGTTCCACTTCGCTGGGGTGACAAGCTTCGCTACTAGAAACAATATATTTTACAACATAAACTGAAATTTACTGTAGTAAGAGTTTTACAGCCCTCATTGGGAAAATTGGCAAAGCAGTGGGCATGTGCAAGTCCATGTGTGTGTATTTAACTCCAGTTGAAAGTAATAGGAGTCAGGCATGTTAATGGAAGGAAGAATAGAGCTCATTAGACAATtttcattagatttttttaacAAATGTATGTAATACATCCATATAAATATATGTTTGGTTTTTAAAGGTTGTTTTGAGCCTCACCTCCTGGTGCTGCTTGGTTATTCCTTGGCTATTGCTGAGTATTTTCCTCCAGCTCTGATAAACGCAATATTTAATGTTGATTTCCTAACCAAACTGGATGCCCAGCTTGAAAGTAGGTATTTATCCCTCCATTTTTTATTATGCTTTTTATAAAGACTGTAAAGCTTTATGAAATATCTTTTACATTGTAAATGATCCCAAATCAGTAACCAAGTACATATGTAGATTTAAAAATGACAAATACTGTTAAATTGAAACTCCAGTAACCACAGTCTCTTCCTCCTTTTACTTAAGGCCCGCTTCGAGACATGCTGAGCTCGTCCTGCGCAAGGGTGTTTAGCACCTCTCAGATCAAGCTTTTTAGATACTAAATCCTAAGTTTCTATTTCCTCTGCAAAATCTTATTACATAGGCACTTGAGCAGGACAGGAAGTGCTGTTTTCTGCTCTTTTATGTCACGATGTTGGTTGAGGTAGGGAAAACATGAACTCCTGTACTGGCAAGTCAGTAAAGGAGAAGtgtcttttcaaatgttttctcttaaaatgaaaatatacttGAAATTTAAGTCTTCATCCCATCTGCTCAACCAGCTAACAAATCTGCCAACCAGCAAACAGGCTCTGCCGTGTATCAGAGTGAGTTTGATACTAAAAATGCAGTGGTTTGGGGagatgttttatattttaatcaaCCTGCTAAATTGTACCATAGTTAGTATATGTAGTTATAAATTTCTATTTTTACCCTTGTGCTCCTTCCCCTACCCTCTCTGTTGGTTTGCTACACACACTTGTTGTGTCTTGTTTAAAGTtaggctctgatcttgcaaagaATGATTGTTGTTTCACAACACCTAGTTAAAGTGTCTGTTTTATGTAAGGAAATACTGAATTTTATGAAGTTTGTTCTTCAAAAAGTTCTTTGCCTTTTAGACTAACATCTATCTGTAACcagaaattaaattattttgcTTACTTTTGTCTGATTTAACAAATTTAATTATGTGGGATGTGGCACAAAATGGTGTGGTAGATAAGTATACTAATGTACATATAGAATTACTTGTAAATAATTGAGTCTTCCTGGAAGACACCTTCACAAATACAACTGGATTCAGGTGATGTTGGAATGCTTGGTGGAAAGAAATAGTGAAATCAGTGTATTGGTTTTAAAAGACATAGTTGGAATCTGAGCATCATCcaaggcggctccaggcaccagcgcagcaagcaagtgcctggggcgacaagccgggggaggagggcagcgtgccagtcgccgtgagggcggcagtcagggagccttcgacGGCGTTTCTGctggaggtccgctggtcccgcagcttaggtggcaatttggcggtggggacGCCGAAGGCGCGGGACTGGTAAGTCGCCCACAGAAACGCCGCCGAATCCACATGACCGGCGGGCCTCCCGCAGAAACACTgccaaaggctccctgactgccatgcttgaggtggcaaaaaacatagagccgccccggcATCATGAAGGATTTTGTTTAGGATTTGTTTGCAGTTAGCTTGTCCTCATATTAGAGCTCAAATAACATTTTCAGAGTGGTTATTCGTTTCCCATATCCAGTAtctgttttgaaataaattatattaCTGCAGGAATCTTACAGGAATACGGTCACATGCATAGCTCAGGAAGTAGTGTGGCGGTTTTGTCCACAACAGAAGACTCCCCCTAGACTTCCTCCCTGTGTAACCAAAGGGGTGAGCACTAGTTCCAAACTTTTTGATTCTGTTCCCCTAGACACATTTTGCTGAAACTAGGCCGCTGGCCTGGCCCCCTGTCATTTACTTAAGAGCTGATGGGTAGGAACTTCAGAAGAGATGTTTTGAATAGCTGCATTTTTCTAATTCCTTATTGTTGaataaaaagagaaggaaaaaattcCAATTGAGAGATTTCCATATTCTTTGTAAGATTCTGAACTTAAGTGCATTAATGTGCACTGCTAGCTAAAAGGCTATTTCTCCATTAAGTAGCCATTTTGAGTGCCCCTCAAGACTTCCTGTGTTCTAGCTGACTTTTTAAATTCAGTCCTACCAGATACCTTGAATTGGAGGGTCCGGTTACGCCTGATGGAATTGAACAGAGCTGTGTGTCTGGAATGCCCTGAGTTTCAGATCCCTTGGTTTCATGAGCGCTATTGTCAGCAGATGCAGCGTAAAGGTCAGTATTTTAGGAGAGGCAATGCCATTATTGTTCTTAGTTATGGAGGACTAACAGTTTGATAGGTGCTGCATTTCTTCTAGCATTTTAATGGGGTTATTTATTAGCAGTCTATAAAAGCTGATAACTGAATGTAATACTTAGCACAAAAATAAGTCAGATGAAACTTTAAAAACGGATGTCCTCCCCCTTACCTTGTTGTGGTATGTGCCATTTATGCACCTGGCTGCCAGTCTTCTTCTCAAAGGTGGTGGAGCTATATGTAAGTTGTGAAAGGTTAGCTTACAAGAGTAAAACAACATTAGTGTTCTACAGAAATGCTTTAATCCCAGTTTTGTCTGTTTTCAGATATCTAGTGTAAATATTGCAGTTTTCTGTTTGTGACACTATTTTTATTTCAAGACTGCAGGCCTCCATGTTGGTGCACTAATttgtccattttgtttttgtaggCAATGGCAGCACAAATACAGCACAACAGCAGATTCATAGAATGCTGGGGGAAATCTTGGGAGGAAGCCAGTATGCAAAAGTATCTGTTCTCACGCCTTACTACTATGGAATAGGTGGGTGGTTAACCAGGTTGGTGGAAATAGCTTTGGATCCACAAGTCCACAGTTAATTCCTTTAGGGGTTATTATAGATCTGAGTCTCCTCCCTAACTCCATTGCTATATATCTTTGGAGCATCTGAGAATTGTGCCCCAAATGTGTAAGTATAATAAGCCATCAAACAGAATGTTGCTATTTTGGAAACTGGATACAAAGTGGTTCTGAAAAGAAAGCCCCACAACTCACTTTGCCctgtataatacaaataatatttgatAACTTCAGTGATAACGATAACTtagtttttcttaaaataaatgttctaGATATTAAATCAGATCCATTTTCCTCCTATATTGATTAGTGTACTGGGTTATTGCATTTTCTTAGATTTTGAATGCATTCTGGATAAAAACAAAAAGCCTCTTCCTTATATGGATCAGAGTATAGTTTTGGCTGACTTAGTGCAGTGGGGACCAGACATCCAGCTCCTGGGGAAGAAGGGGCTTCCACCGGGAGCACAGAGGTTAGTACATGGTTTTCTATATGTTAGATTTTGCTAAGTAGATGAACCAAGTTTGTATGTTCAGGCTTTTTCTTACCCTTCATGGTGGCTGTGGCTTCTCTTTTTAATATACACATCACAGCTCCTGTGAGTAGTAGTAGTATTGAGTGTGAGGCAGGAGAGACAGCTGTTTCTTGTGAACGCCTAATATCAGTGCGGcctcaactcttttttttttttttttttttaaacccctctTATTTGGAAAATAAGAAATCAAAGCCTCTTTGGCCATTTATAGATGCACTGAATGGCTGTGATGCAGAATTTTAGCAACAGCCCTGACTTCTCAAAGCCTGTTGCTTTGCAGACCTCCTGCAACTGCTGTTAAACCTAGTGAAGTTGCAGGTGTAGAGAACCTAAAAAGATGAGGGCCTTATTTTCTGTGCCTTAGCATCCCCCCTGTAAAATGCAGATACAACTCACCCAGAGGACAGCGCCAGGCTGTGGAGGGTTAAGGATTGTAGATAAGCTTTAGGATTCTCAGATGTAAAGGACAAAAAGGGTATAAAGTTTTAAAGCGTACAGTGGTTGGCTCTAAAAAGTCAGCCTTTACCAACAGTtaccactgcagtatctgagatgCTAAACCTTTGCCTTCTGCTGGTCTTGTTCAGATACACGCACGTGATACCTGTTAATAAACACTGACTTTTCAATGGCAACAACACACTCTAATTAGAAGTTGCTTCCAAAAAATGTGCATGTGCTCCCATTGGGTGAACACACCTGGCATGTTGTACATCTGCGTGGTTTGATAATGGTAAAGCTGATAAGCTAGAAGGGCTTTTCCATCAGTAGTATTTTATTCTAAATGCAGCAACACATTTGCTTCTGAGTTTGAGCAGTTGATATTACACCTATGCTGCATTGGCTGCCTTTCTAAAGGCAGACTGGTTTCAAGTTGGCTGCCTCTTTAAGTCCTTCATGCCTATATTTAAGGCTTCATCTTTGAACTTTGTCTTTAGCAGTGTTTTGTGCTGACAAGTGCCTTTCAGGGATATTTTTACTATTCTGTGTGTGTAAATCAGGTATTTGCTTATACAAATCAGTAGTTAGATGCACAAAAATTATGTAGGGAGATGCAACAAAAGTGTCTACCTTGAAAACATTAGTTTGACTGTTTTCCCGTTTTGCAGCTACCAGAGGTGTAAAAGGGAAAAGCTTTTGGGAACCATCTAGAGTTCATATTTGCCTAGATAAATATGAAGAAAATTGAGTCTTGACTTAAAGAATgagtttaattttctttaaatttttaaACCTTAGTTTTCAGGTTAAATCTAATGGTAATCTGACTACAACTATTATAATTGAACAGGGGGCTCATTAATAGACATCCTACTAATATTTGAAAGTAACCATTTTGTTTGTTAGCAGAATTGCTGTGGAGTTTCTGGATTCTAAAGCTTTTTGCAAAAATTCATGTCATCTCAAAGGagaaattgcaattaaaaaaagacacCTGGAAATTTTGGGGTACCAAGTGGTTCAGGTATGGTGCACACAATCTGTTATATCAATACCTTATATTTGGACTGGTGTGTACAATGGAATCCTCTAAGCTCTCCCCTTCAAAAACTTTATACATTTTCTCTTTAACAGGAGAGGGCATATGTGGAAGGATGCTCTCTTGTATTTGCAGGGCATTCTCCAGGCTTTGTAATGTTGTTGGAGAAAGACAGTATTTTTCCCTACCAGGAGGAAATAGCGATGGAAAGTATGTTGTCTAGTTCCTGTTCACTAGGAACAGCTG carries:
- the FASTKD1 gene encoding FAST kinase domain-containing protein 1, mitochondrial isoform X2; this translates as MLCVRHIYAFAMRRCQFRTLSSDTLLSQLNSCTTEDQVFDLVGKNKAKLSEKHVGSAISLLWKFQKEKSHLLRNIDYVKNHSQFLTLRILAENKIEFMDNDLLVDTLYNVLRFSVEAHDSLVEELVMEAWRRLERFSLPTLSKFALCLNEQQMYSSPLIGKIADIVNVNLDSIQDTRVLSVLMISISSVISRNFRERLIQKAELLLETVNFISFNHARRMVQFLRNVRLTYRPLLEKCNKVFLENPSQLDLENISLILGLYQSLQFNNTEFRLVIKQKLMETIDDCNNPVSFTRLFAALGPMAGQEVRERLIATALLMAEEFNCHQALVVVETMEEMECRNSHLIQKIASLLHKYLDKYKPTELAKITQALVLLHCHNAELYTKLRRLLVGYLQVNVVPSDISMLTRVLSMLPSSQVDEVVINRVDAVWPQCNLSDLSSFATALVRWVRHDQSHQQSTSGPSAKLLQKLSNCGYQRLQKASDLDQLLEELRYISGEWFEEILVEETINTCQRLMDQITWMNVLEFSSFLIKTNYRCTPLLDRIASVAVQHMSKIHPSGTYNLLLPFTVMNYEPPQSEEFFETCIQHFSSHLGCFEPHLLVLLGYSLAIAEYFPPALINAIFNVDFLTKLDAQLEILPDTLNWRVRLRLMELNRAVCLECPEFQIPWFHERYCQQMQRKGNGSTNTAQQQIHRMLGEILGGSQYAKVSVLTPYYYGIDFECILDKNKKPLPYMDQSIVLADLVQWGPDIQLLGKKGLPPGAQRIAVEFLDSKAFCKNSCHLKGEIAIKKRHLEILGYQVVQIPHFEWNSMELSSKDAWMEYLKKNIFETK
- the FASTKD1 gene encoding FAST kinase domain-containing protein 1, mitochondrial isoform X1; this encodes MLCVRHIYAFAMRRCQFRTLSSDTLLSQLNSCTTEDQVFDLVGKNKAKLSEKHVGSAISLLWKFQKEKSHLLRNIDYVKNHSQFLTLRILAENKIEFMDNDLLVDTLYNVLRFSVEAHDSLVEELVMEAWRRLERFSLPTLSKFALCLNEQQMYSSPLIGKIADIVNVNLDSIQDTRVLSVLMISISSVISRNFRERLIQKAELLLETVNFISFNHARRMVQFLRNVRLTYRPLLEKCNKVFLENPSQLDLENISLILGLYQSLQFNNTEFRLVIKQKLMETIDDCNNPVSFTRLFAALGPMAGQEVRERLIATALLMAEEFNCHQALVVVETMEEMECRNSHLIQKIASLLHKYLDKYKPTELAKITQALVLLHCHNAELYTKLRRLLVGYLQVNVVPSDISMLTRVLSMLPSSQVDEVVINRVDAVWPQCNLSDLSSFATALVRWVRHDQSHQQSTSGPSAKLLQKLSNCGYQRLQKASDLDQLLEELRYISGEWFEEILVEETINTCQRLMDQITWMNVLEFSSFLIKTNYRCTPLLDRIASVAVQHMSKIHPSGTYNLLLPFTVMNYEPPQSEEFFETCIQHFSSHLGCFEPHLLVLLGYSLAIAEYFPPALINAIFNVDFLTKLDAQLEILPDTLNWRVRLRLMELNRAVCLECPEFQIPWFHERYCQQMQRKGNGSTNTAQQQIHRMLGEILGGSQYAKVSVLTPYYYGIDFECILDKNKKPLPYMDQSIVLADLVQWGPDIQLLGKKGLPPGAQSRIAVEFLDSKAFCKNSCHLKGEIAIKKRHLEILGYQVVQIPHFEWNSMELSSKDAWMEYLKKNIFETK
- the FASTKD1 gene encoding FAST kinase domain-containing protein 1, mitochondrial isoform X3 — protein: MLCVRHIYAFAMRRCQFRTLSSDTLLSQLNSCTTEDQVFDLVGKNKAKLSEKHVGSAISLLWKFQKEKSHLLRNIDYVKNHSQFLTLRILAENKIEFMDNDLLVDTLYNVLRFSLPTLSKFALCLNEQQMYSSPLIGKIADIVNVNLDSIQDTRVLSVLMISISSVISRNFRERLIQKAELLLETVNFISFNHARRMVQFLRNVRLTYRPLLEKCNKVFLENPSQLDLENISLILGLYQSLQFNNTEFRLVIKQKLMETIDDCNNPVSFTRLFAALGPMAGQEVRERLIATALLMAEEFNCHQALVVVETMEEMECRNSHLIQKIASLLHKYLDKYKPTELAKITQALVLLHCHNAELYTKLRRLLVGYLQVNVVPSDISMLTRVLSMLPSSQVDEVVINRVDAVWPQCNLSDLSSFATALVRWVRHDQSHQQSTSGPSAKLLQKLSNCGYQRLQKASDLDQLLEELRYISGEWFEEILVEETINTCQRLMDQITWMNVLEFSSFLIKTNYRCTPLLDRIASVAVQHMSKIHPSGTYNLLLPFTVMNYEPPQSEEFFETCIQHFSSHLGCFEPHLLVLLGYSLAIAEYFPPALINAIFNVDFLTKLDAQLEILPDTLNWRVRLRLMELNRAVCLECPEFQIPWFHERYCQQMQRKGNGSTNTAQQQIHRMLGEILGGSQYAKVSVLTPYYYGIDFECILDKNKKPLPYMDQSIVLADLVQWGPDIQLLGKKGLPPGAQSRIAVEFLDSKAFCKNSCHLKGEIAIKKRHLEILGYQVVQIPHFEWNSMELSSKDAWMEYLKKNIFETK
- the FASTKD1 gene encoding FAST kinase domain-containing protein 1, mitochondrial isoform X4, coding for MLCVRHIYAFAMRRCQFRTLSSDTLLSQLNSCTTEDQVFDLVGKNKAKLSEKHVGSAISLLWKFQKEKSHLLRNIDYVKNHSQFLTLRILAENKIEFMDNDLLVDTLYNVLRFSVEAHDSLVEELVMEAWRRLERFSLPTLSKFALCLNEQQMYSSPLIGKIADIVNVNLDSIQDTRVLSVLMISISSVISRNFRERLIQKAELLLETVNFISFNHARRMVQFLRNVRLTYRPLLEKCNKVFLENPSQLDLENISLILGLYQSLQFNNTEFRLVIKQKLMETIDDCNNPVSFTRLFAALGPMAGQEVRERLIATALLMAEEFNCHQALVVVETMEEMECRNSHLIQNYLQVNVVPSDISMLTRVLSMLPSSQVDEVVINRVDAVWPQCNLSDLSSFATALVRWVRHDQSHQQSTSGPSAKLLQKLSNCGYQRLQKASDLDQLLEELRYISGEWFEEILVEETINTCQRLMDQITWMNVLEFSSFLIKTNYRCTPLLDRIASVAVQHMSKIHPSGTYNLLLPFTVMNYEPPQSEEFFETCIQHFSSHLGCFEPHLLVLLGYSLAIAEYFPPALINAIFNVDFLTKLDAQLEILPDTLNWRVRLRLMELNRAVCLECPEFQIPWFHERYCQQMQRKGNGSTNTAQQQIHRMLGEILGGSQYAKVSVLTPYYYGIDFECILDKNKKPLPYMDQSIVLADLVQWGPDIQLLGKKGLPPGAQSRIAVEFLDSKAFCKNSCHLKGEIAIKKRHLEILGYQVVQIPHFEWNSMELSSKDAWMEYLKKNIFETK